From a region of the Manduca sexta isolate Smith_Timp_Sample1 chromosome 19, JHU_Msex_v1.0, whole genome shotgun sequence genome:
- the LOC115442655 gene encoding probable serine/threonine-protein kinase DDB_G0280133 translates to MKSKKRHHSISSEETGESDASAKSSSSSNSDSEVSSLLEHRHKKKRKRADSSESDSESDNQKRAKKRKHKKKKKKHGKKKRRSGSADESASDAEDVSSVSEGEISSKKKRKHKHKHKRTRSSSASEIEDAHVQRRIHSVVKERRGSSEEESHPVRTYYQKEYRRSMSADYEREREVQRFYRGSSKERRAQAPEQYGRERSDRYQPYQNKYDTNRDKFTQNVPYTEYNDDYGRRQRDYNEYKRNPRYEDHRPPEDEFNRRPREEAYARQDQRGFNQNNRFEDRAPKRRDYEPNKDYRERRGPPEIGRFNEREFPEKKERFREEYGGPSDRARDTRREKPAGRLEKSPVPHREYSRSRSVERYRERTIKTEPKDDRDTRYRDSRGDGRDARGEGRGEARGEIRGDVRGDGRGDGRGDVRGDGRGDGRGDVRGDGRGDGRSDVRGDGRSDGRDNRRDRNRSEERKVDRRDIKIERRSRERKTRFTDNNESKEYSWGKADVKKESDKNKGEKEKPNFGLSGKLTADANTVNGVVIKYTEPDDAKQPKRRWRFYPFKGDKALPILYIHRQSAFLIGRDKKVCDIPLEHPSISKQHSALQYRATPFTRPDGSQGRRVRPYIIDLESANGTFVNNKKIEPRRYVELLERDVVKFGFSQREYVLLHENSKDDAQDDDEPPAAAPRVATTDQIKHEKRIKQELVEDGE, encoded by the exons ATGAAGTCTAAAAAACGGCACCATAGCATATCATCTGAAGAAACAGGGGAATCTGATGCTAGTGCGAAAAGCAGCAGCAGTTCCAATAGTGACAGTGAGGTATCATCATTACTGGAACACAGACACAAAAAGAAACGAAAACGTGCCGATTCTTCGGAATCAGATTCAGAATCAGACAACCAGAAACGAGCTAAAAAGCGCAAGCAcaagaaaaagaagaagaagcaTGGAAAAAAGAAACGGCGTTCTGGTTCCGCGGATGAGAGCGCGTCGGACGCCGAGGACGTCTCCTCAGTCAGCGAAGGCGAGATATCATCTAAAAAGAAACGCAAACACAAACATAAACACAAGCGCACCCGTAGCTCGTCCGCTAGTGAAATAG aggATGCTCATGTTCAACGCCGCATACACAGTGTAGTTAAGGAGCGTAGAGGATCTTCAGAGGAAGAAAGTCATCCTGTCCGCACATATTATCA gaaGGAGTATAGGCGATCAATGTCAGCTGACTATGAAAGGGAAAGGGAGGTGCAAAGATTTTACAGAGGCTCTAGTAAAGAGCGCAGGGCTCAGGCACCAGAGCAGTATGGCAGGGAGCGCTCTGACAG ATACCAACCATATCAAAATAAGTATGACACAAATAGAGACAAGTTCACACAAAATGTACCATACACTGAATATAATGATGACTATGGGAGAAGGCAAAGAGATTACAATGAATACAAAAG AAATCCAAGGTATGAAGATCATAGGCCACCTGAAGATGAATTTAATAGAAGGCCACGAGAAGAGGCATATGCTCGTCAGGACCAAAGag GGTTCAACCAAAACAACCGTTTTGAAGACAGGGCTCCGAAAAGGCGGGACTACGAGCCTAATAAGGATTATCGCGAAAG GCGGGGACCTCCTGAAATTGGTCGTTTCAATGAGAGGGAGTTTCCAGAAAAGAAGGAAAGATTCCGCGAAGAATATGGAGGACCATCAGACAG GGCACGTGACACTCGCCGCGAGAAGCCAGCTGGTAGACTTGAGAAGAGTCCTGTACCACACAG GGAATATTCAAGATCCAGAAGTGTCGAGCGTTACAGAGAGCGCACCATAAAGACAGAACCTAAAGACGACAGAGACACCCGTTATAGGGACTCTCGAGGGGACGGCCGTGATGCTCGTGGTGAAGGCCGCGGCGAGGCTCGTGGTGAAATTCGTGGTGACGTTCGTGGTGACGGTCGTGGTGACGGTCGTGGTGACGTTCGTGGCGACGGTCGTGGTGACGGTCGTGGTGATGTTCGTGGCGACGGTCGTGGCGACGGTCGTAGTGACGTTCGTGGCGACGGACGTAGCGACGGCCGTGACAACCGCAGAGACCGCAACAGAAGCGAAGAGCGGAAGGTAGATCGTCGGGACATCAAAATAGAAAGGAGGTCTCGGGAACGGAAAACAAG ATTTACCGATAACAATGAAAGCAAAGAATATTCTTGGGGCAAAGCAGATGTTAAAAAAGAGTCTGACAAAAATAAGGGTGAAAAAGAGAAACCGAACTTCGGCCTATCCGGCAAACTGACAGCCGACGCTAATACTGTAAATGGGGTCGTCATTAAATACACAGAGCCTGACGATGCTAAACAACCCAAACGAAGATGGAG ATTCTATCCTTTCAAAGGTGACAAGGCTTTGCCCATCCTGTACATACACAGACAGTCAGCGTTCCTCATAGGGAGAGATAAGAAAGTGTGCGATATACCTCTGGAGCATCCGTCCATCAGCAAACAACATTCGGCGCTGCAGTACCGTGCCACGCCCTTCACCAGGCCTGACGGGTCGCAGGGGAGACGAGTCCGAccttatattatcgatttag AATCAGCGAACGGCACGTTCGTGAACAACAAGAAGATCGAGCCGCGGCGCTACGTGGAGCTGCTGGAGCGCGACGTGGTGAAGTTCGGCTTCTCGCAGCGCGAGTACGTGCTGCTGCACGAGAACAGCAAGGACGACGCGCAGGACGACGACGAGCCGCCCGCCGCGGCCCCGCGCGTCGCCACCACCGACCAGATCAAGCACGAGAAGCGCATCAAGCAAGAACTCGTCGAGGACGGGGAGTGA
- the LOC115442667 gene encoding armadillo-like helical domain-containing protein 3, protein MATRKRSGSGSKRHLKEKVVQIYESFFRGEDLTTDNVTFWDEFFLLKPKIPQLEAELNKLSGEQLMNMKESMNLLVGQCIEMLGQEHHIRLVYALQTLSALLITMYQRVGQDPTINIKSILIGQEDADGKMQRLFEHCSTILSGDVPDSLKSMVLKLLLVIATGMENIDDNALVEYFMQNSLFESLIQLLCTSTERQQHGYDVVMLLMFLVNYKKEESANPYVVKLSILDDELALNGYGQVITAALNDYVLSVFGGMQGGSGGGGWLSSLTSMVGGIFLTSDDTQPVVRGQRNSGGEEGMLLALYEAAHLNRNFMTTLAHSSSAAASSAPPSPPATLPPHQSPPNLSQIQALDNDQPTNLLVTFFQYCSIVMADTRTEASINKCSLCFITLTCIVEEQFANSIMHDQNLTFKVQLYRLPMRHRKIVPEEPSSQPLASTLIDLLVEFIMCHLLKKFPGDLYQLCIGVLLRLLSYQKRCRVRLARDWRPLWAALIALLKFLVANETALLRRHNIFIMAQQVVNIFNLFITFGDTFLPTPASYDQLYYELIRMHQVFDNLFYLALRYSTGDGEFKAEALRLANCLVNVRAIIQHFSPKIEVWLASQNLSTPTEDQILEVVRKNYDSLILKLQEGLESYERYSERSHRPLLSRLVAAARLRSDAAALHHHTVAALEHYTAAYRNITWT, encoded by the exons atggctACAAGAAAAAGAAGTGGCTCAGGATCTAAGAGACATTTGAAAGAAAAAGTGGTCCAAATTTACGAATCATTCTTTAGAGGCGAAGACTTAACTACAGACAATGTAACATTCTGGGATGAATTTTTCCTCTTGAAACCCAAAATACCACAATTGGAAGCAGAGTTGAATAAATTATCTGGAGAACAGTTGATGAATATGAAAGAAAGCATGAACTTATTGGTGGGGCAGTGCATAGAAATGTTAGGTCAAGAACATCATATAAG ATTGGTGTATGCCCTTCAAACACTAAGtgctttattaataacaatgtatCAAAGAGTGGGCCAAGATCCAACAATAAACATCAAAAGTATATTAATAGGTCAAGAGGATGCTGATGGCAAGATGCAAAGACTCTTTGAACATTGTAGTACAATTCTATCTG GTGATGTTCCAGACAGTTTGAAATCTATGGTGTTAAAGTTACTGCTGGTCATAGCAACAGGCATGGAAAATATAGACGATAATGCTCTAGTAGAATATTTTATGCAGAACTCTTTGTTTGAATCATTGATACAGCTGTTGTGCACTTCTACAGAAAGACAGCAacatg GTTACGATGTTGTCATGCTATTAATGTTTTTggtgaattataaaaaagaagaatCAGCTAATCCATATGTTGTGAAGCTTTCTATACTTGATGATGAGCTAGCTTTAAATGG ATATGGCCAAGTCATAACAGCAGCATTGAATGATTATGTATTGTCCGTATTCGGTGGTATGCAAGGTGGAAGCGGCGGGGGCGGGTGGCTGTCCTCCCTAACTAGTATGGTTGGGGGCATATTCCTAACCAGTGACGATACACAGCCAGTTGTGAGAGGACAGAGGAATAGTGGCGGTGAGGAGGGCATGCTTCTGGCACTCTACGAAGCGGCACATTTGAACAGAAACTTTATGACGACATTAGCGCATTCGTCGTCTGCAGCCGCTTCATCCGCGCCGCCATCGCCCCCTGCGACCTTACCACCGCATCAG AGCCCACCAAATTTGTCACAGATTCAAGCTCTTGACAACGATCAACCAACGAATTTACTAGTCACATTCTTTCAATATTG CTCTATAGTAATGGCGGATACGCGGACAGAAGCAAGTATAAACAAGTGCAGTCTATGTTTCATTACACTAACTTGTATTGTTGAGGAACAATTCGCAAATTCCATTATGCACGACCAAAATCTTACTTTTAAG GTACAACTGTACAGGCTTCCAATGAGACACAGAAAAATTGTTCCAGAGGAACCTTCTTCACAACCATTAGCTTCCACATTAATTG ATCTCCTAGTCGAATTCATAATGTGCCATTTGCTGAAGAAGTTCCCGGGCGATCTATACCAGCTGTGCATCGGCGTGTTGCTGCGGCTGCTGAGCTACCAGAAGCGCTGCCGCGTGCGGCTGGCGCGGGACTGGCGCCCGCTGTGGGCCGCACTCATCGCGCTCTTGAAGTTCCTAGTCGCTAACGAAACTGCACTACTTAggagacataatatttttataatggcgCAGCAA gttgttaatatatttaatttgtttataacatttGGCGATACCTTCCTGCCGACGCCTGCATCATATGACCAATtgtattatgaattaataaGGATGCATCAAGTGTTTGACAATCTTTTCTATCtag ctcTTCGATACTCTACTGGTGATGGCGAATTTAAAGCTGAGGCGTTACGGCTTGCTAATTGCCTGGTAAACGTGCGGGCCATCATACAACACTTCTCACCAAAGATTGAAGTGTGGCTTGCATCGCAGAATCTTTCCACACCCACTGAAGATCAG atACTTGAAGTGGTCCGCAAAAACTACGACAGTTTGATTTTGAAGCTGCAAGAAGGTTTGGAGTCGTACGAGCGGTACTCAGAGCGGTCGCACCGGCCGCTGCTGTCGCGGCTGGTGGCGGCCGCGCGCCTGCGCAGTGACGCCGCCGCGCTGCACCACCACACCGTCGCCGCGCTGGAGCACTACACCGCCGCCTACCGGAACATCACCTGGACCTAA